In Methanomassiliicoccales archaeon, the DNA window CCCGGGCTCATGATACTCATACCCCCGGCCATAGGGATGAGGGGGAACATCTTCGGCGCCTTGGGAAGCCGGTTAGGCACGTCCATGCACGTGGGGACTTTCGAACACTCATTGCGGAAGGGCAGCATTCTGCGCCAGAACATGGAGGCGTCGCTGATCCTTACAATGACCATCTCCTTCCTCATGGGTGTGCTGGCCAAGGTAGTGTCATCCGCGCTGGGGGTGAACAGCATCAGCCTGGAACAGTTCATCTTCATCTCCGTTTTCGGAGGGGTGCTGGCCGGATTTGTGCTGCTGGTGGTGAACGTCATAGTGGCCAACATCGGTTTCCGCCGGAACTGGGACATCGACAACATCAGCGCCCCGCTGATAACCGCGGCCGGTGATATCGTTACCTTGCCCATGCTCTTCCTTGCCGCCATAATCGTTCTCGATGGCAAGGCGATCATCAGCGACCTTTTCTACGAACTGATGGTAGTGGCGTTCCTGGCCATAACCATGTACCTGGTGTACGAGGCGCTTTACCGGAGGGACGCGGAGGCCAAGCGCATCTTCGTGCAGAGCGCCCCGGTGCTAGCTATCTGTACCATTCTGGACCTGGGTGCGGGGTTGACCATCGAGGACCAGCTTGCCCACCTGGTGGCCTTCCCGGCATTACTGGTCCTAATACCTCTATTCCTGCAGAACTGCAACGCCCTGGGCGGGATACTGACATCCCGTATATCCTCCCTGCTGCACATGGGTATCATGTCCCCGGGAAGGACGCCCGGAAAGGTCGGGTACGAGAACTTCGCTATCATCTACATCTTCGCCCTTTGGGCCTTCACATTCGTCAGCATTGCCACGCATTTCGTCTCACTAGCCATGGGTCTGGCCTCACCAGGTCTGCTGATCATGATCACATTGGGTCTGGTGGCCGGGCTGAT includes these proteins:
- a CDS encoding magnesium transporter, translated to MSGVVKAFFSNNRAVFILGFTALLISSVGDILAGVTLGSMTNTLELLPGLMILIPPAIGMRGNIFGALGSRLGTSMHVGTFEHSLRKGSILRQNMEASLILTMTISFLMGVLAKVVSSALGVNSISLEQFIFISVFGGVLAGFVLLVVNVIVANIGFRRNWDIDNISAPLITAAGDIVTLPMLFLAAIIVLDGKAIISDLFYELMVVAFLAITMYLVYEALYRRDAEAKRIFVQSAPVLAICTILDLGAGLTIEDQLAHLVAFPALLVLIPLFLQNCNALGGILTSRISSLLHMGIMSPGRTPGKVGYENFAIIYIFALWAFTFVSIATHFVSLAMGLASPGLLIMITLGLVAGLITVTVLNFLSYYVAVTTFMFSLDPDDHSIPVTSSAIDFIGALALMGVIVAFGLSA